In Flavobacterium sp. N3904, one DNA window encodes the following:
- a CDS encoding GNAT family N-acetyltransferase, producing the protein MITVSTDKMKLNVPFIQHFLKDIYWAAGRTIEEVQKTIDSSICFGIYLDHVQIGFARVITDYVVFAYVMDVFITEEHRGNGYSSILIHEMMQEPQLQEVKIWRLATKDAHFLYQKFGFKELAHPERMMEKIKI; encoded by the coding sequence ATGATAACAGTTTCCACCGATAAAATGAAACTCAATGTTCCATTTATTCAGCATTTTCTAAAAGATATTTATTGGGCTGCAGGAAGAACCATTGAAGAAGTTCAAAAAACAATTGACAGTTCTATTTGTTTTGGAATTTATCTTGATCATGTACAGATTGGTTTTGCCAGAGTGATTACCGATTATGTGGTTTTTGCCTATGTTATGGATGTTTTTATAACCGAAGAGCACAGAGGTAACGGATATTCATCAATTTTAATTCATGAGATGATGCAAGAGCCACAATTGCAAGAAGTAAAAATATGGCGATTGGCTACCAAAGATGCTCATTTTTTATATCAGAAATTTGGTTTCAAAGAATTGGCACACCCAGAAAGAATGATGGAAAAAATAAAAATATGA
- a CDS encoding MmcQ/YjbR family DNA-binding protein, whose translation MNLETYYEYCLSKKGVTEHFPFDEDTLVFKVGGKMFALSSLLQWEKGNPSVNLKCDPERAQELRAEYDAIQPGFHMSKVHWNTIAVNQDVDDILLKELIDHSYDLVFKSLTKKIQKEAEGW comes from the coding sequence ATGAACCTAGAAACGTATTACGAATATTGCCTTTCCAAAAAAGGAGTGACCGAACATTTTCCATTTGATGAAGATACTTTGGTGTTTAAAGTTGGCGGAAAAATGTTTGCTTTGTCTTCTTTATTGCAATGGGAAAAAGGCAATCCTTCTGTGAATCTCAAATGTGATCCAGAACGTGCACAGGAATTACGTGCCGAATATGATGCTATACAACCCGGTTTTCACATGAGTAAAGTACATTGGAACACGATTGCCGTAAATCAAGATGTTGATGATATCTTATTGAAAGAATTGATTGATCATTCGTATGACTTGGTTTTTAAAAGTTTAACTAAGAAAATTCAAAAAGAAGCCGAAGGGTGGTAA
- a CDS encoding DUF4260 domain-containing protein → MKTIIKLEELGLFILGIYFFSQLNYAWWWFLVLILVPDFSMIGYVFGNKVGALCYNMVHHRGIAIAVYLVGIYCSNSAVQLWGVILFTHSSMDRLFGYGLKYETGFKFTHLGEIGK, encoded by the coding sequence ATGAAGACAATTATCAAGCTCGAAGAATTAGGGTTGTTTATACTCGGTATTTATTTTTTTAGTCAATTGAACTATGCATGGTGGTGGTTTTTGGTACTAATTTTAGTCCCAGATTTCTCTATGATTGGATATGTATTTGGAAATAAAGTTGGAGCTCTTTGCTATAATATGGTGCATCACAGAGGTATTGCGATAGCTGTATATTTGGTTGGAATTTATTGCTCTAATTCAGCAGTTCAGCTTTGGGGAGTGATTTTATTTACCCATTCGTCTATGGATAGATTGTTTGGCTATGGTCTAAAATATGAAACAGGTTTTAAGTTTACCCATTTGGGCGAAATCGGAAAATAA
- a CDS encoding glycosyltransferase family 4 protein, producing MEIIHIVLGKANPERMNGVNKVVHQLATKQTEFGEKVSVWGITKDLENNYGDRNYDTQLFLKKANPFSISKILKDSILNKKNKVVFHLHGGWIPVFYTLSKLLHKNNIAFVYTPHGAYNTIAMQRSSWRKKVYFLLFEKTLLKNSNKIHCIGKSEVSGLKRIFKNNKSILLPYGYENNTLVLIEKSNNPEIVFGFIGRLDIYTKGIDTLLEAFQKFQKKVPNSKLWIIGDSPEKVVLEQQLKGKVFAKNVILFGSKFGEEKNDLLKKIDVFVHPSRNEGLPLSVIEAASFGKPCIVTDTTNIGHLIAKNQAGRTIYAQSSHLLENAMSDLFSSWKNPCDFIEMQYNAIKMVRENYNWEQLISRFNIELYH from the coding sequence ATGGAAATAATACACATCGTACTCGGAAAAGCCAATCCTGAAAGAATGAATGGCGTAAATAAAGTGGTGCATCAATTGGCTACCAAGCAAACAGAATTTGGAGAAAAAGTGTCGGTTTGGGGAATTACAAAAGATTTAGAAAACAATTATGGTGATCGCAATTACGACACCCAATTGTTCTTGAAAAAAGCCAATCCTTTCTCTATATCCAAAATATTAAAAGACTCAATTTTAAACAAAAAAAACAAAGTTGTTTTTCATCTTCATGGTGGATGGATTCCAGTTTTTTATACCCTTTCAAAATTATTGCACAAAAACAATATTGCTTTTGTTTACACTCCGCATGGAGCTTACAATACCATTGCTATGCAAAGGAGTTCTTGGAGAAAGAAAGTGTATTTTTTACTTTTCGAAAAAACATTGCTTAAAAATTCGAACAAAATTCACTGCATCGGGAAAAGTGAAGTTTCGGGCTTAAAAAGGATATTCAAAAACAACAAATCTATTTTACTTCCTTATGGTTATGAGAACAATACCTTAGTTCTAATCGAAAAATCCAATAATCCAGAAATTGTTTTTGGTTTTATCGGACGACTTGATATTTACACCAAAGGCATAGACACTTTGCTTGAAGCGTTTCAAAAATTTCAAAAAAAAGTTCCAAATTCTAAACTTTGGATTATAGGAGACAGTCCCGAAAAAGTGGTTTTGGAACAACAACTAAAAGGCAAAGTCTTTGCAAAAAACGTCATTTTGTTTGGAAGTAAGTTTGGAGAAGAAAAAAACGACTTACTCAAAAAAATCGACGTCTTTGTACATCCTTCTCGCAACGAAGGATTACCGCTTTCGGTAATTGAAGCTGCCAGTTTTGGAAAACCCTGTATTGTAACCGATACAACAAACATAGGTCATTTGATTGCCAAAAACCAAGCAGGAAGAACCATTTATGCTCAAAGCAGTCATTTGCTTGAAAATGCAATGTCTGATTTATTCTCTAGCTGGAAAAATCCATGTGATTTTATAGAAATGCAATACAATGCCATCAAAATGGTGCGGGAAAATTACAATTGGGAACAATTAATATCTCGGTTTAACATTGAATTATACCATTAG
- a CDS encoding glycosyltransferase family 4 protein: MSNKTIVATCYAVNPYKGSEDGMGWNFVYQIARFNKVFAVTRENNQESIEKYMSQNPDAVYNNITFLYFDLPYWMRFWKKGGRGAMLYYYMWQKGIVGFIKNKNLHFDIAHNVNFHNDWTPSFLYKLAKPMVWGPVGHHPIIPKQYLKLASTTFKIKDSITWLVKNFFWKWSPALNKTIKNANHIWCMNQGVSNVLKLKKESFSIFPSVASEDFYNDEIPKKENFHIISVGRFVTLKGFDLTLHSFAEFINSLPFPEREKCKLTLVGSGPEKELYEKIIFQNNIEFYVEIIEWIDRSELMKLYEKSAIFLFPSHEGAGMVVAEALSFGLPIICLDNEGPGQYIDSNCGFAIPESNYIKTVSELKKALEKLHSDAALLHQMSINARKKYEERFTWNSRGEHLKTIYNQL, translated from the coding sequence ATGAGTAACAAAACTATTGTAGCCACTTGCTACGCCGTAAATCCGTACAAAGGTTCTGAAGACGGAATGGGATGGAATTTTGTTTACCAAATTGCCCGTTTCAATAAAGTATTTGCTGTTACCAGAGAAAACAACCAAGAATCAATTGAAAAATACATGAGTCAAAACCCAGATGCGGTGTACAACAACATTACGTTTCTTTATTTTGATTTGCCCTATTGGATGCGTTTCTGGAAAAAAGGAGGACGTGGTGCCATGCTTTATTACTATATGTGGCAAAAAGGAATTGTAGGTTTCATCAAAAATAAAAATCTTCATTTTGACATTGCACACAATGTAAACTTTCATAACGATTGGACGCCCAGTTTTTTATATAAATTGGCAAAGCCAATGGTTTGGGGACCTGTGGGACATCATCCCATTATTCCGAAACAATATTTGAAATTGGCTTCTACAACATTTAAAATCAAAGATAGCATAACTTGGCTAGTGAAAAATTTCTTTTGGAAATGGTCACCAGCCTTAAACAAAACCATCAAAAATGCCAATCATATTTGGTGTATGAATCAAGGGGTTTCCAATGTTTTGAAACTGAAAAAAGAGTCATTTTCTATTTTCCCATCAGTGGCTTCGGAAGATTTTTATAACGATGAAATTCCAAAAAAAGAAAACTTCCATATTATCAGTGTTGGCCGCTTTGTAACTTTAAAAGGGTTTGATTTAACACTACATTCCTTTGCCGAATTTATCAATTCACTGCCATTTCCTGAAAGAGAGAAATGTAAACTTACCCTAGTGGGATCCGGACCGGAAAAAGAATTATACGAAAAGATTATTTTTCAAAACAATATCGAATTCTATGTGGAAATCATAGAATGGATTGACCGATCTGAATTAATGAAATTATATGAGAAATCGGCTATTTTTCTATTCCCATCCCATGAAGGAGCTGGAATGGTTGTTGCCGAAGCCTTGTCATTTGGATTGCCCATCATTTGTTTGGACAACGAAGGTCCGGGACAATACATAGACAGTAACTGTGGTTTTGCAATTCCTGAATCAAATTATATAAAAACCGTTTCAGAATTAAAAAAAGCTCTTGAAAAATTACATTCGGATGCAGCTTTATTGCATCAAATGAGCATCAATGCAAGAAAAAAATACGAAGAACGATTTACTTGGAACAGTCGAGGGGAACATTTAAAAACCATTTATAACCAATTGTAA
- a CDS encoding acyltransferase, protein MKALILKIIQFRNPNFFFDEALNSGALIQFIWIQMWSLLRGCKVLFLFRNPKGMLLGTGVSFFNSSKIKWGKFLRLGNQVSISALSKNGIQLGNNVSIGAFSRVVVSTSLHDIGDKIVIGNSVGIGEFAYLGGAGGLEIGDECIVGQYWSCHPENHNYKDLNVSIRHQGVTRKGIKIGKNCWIGSKVTILDGVHIGDGSIIAAGSVVNKSFPENSIIGGVPAKLLKNRNHE, encoded by the coding sequence ATGAAAGCGCTTATCCTAAAAATCATCCAATTCAGAAACCCTAATTTTTTCTTTGATGAAGCATTAAATTCAGGTGCATTGATTCAATTTATTTGGATTCAAATGTGGAGTTTGTTAAGAGGTTGCAAAGTTCTTTTTTTGTTTCGAAACCCAAAAGGAATGTTACTGGGAACAGGCGTTTCTTTTTTTAATAGTTCTAAAATAAAATGGGGAAAGTTCCTTCGATTAGGCAATCAAGTTTCTATATCTGCTTTGAGTAAAAATGGCATTCAACTGGGAAATAATGTAAGCATTGGAGCCTTTAGTCGCGTTGTTGTTTCTACTTCATTGCACGATATTGGAGATAAAATTGTCATCGGAAACAGCGTAGGCATCGGAGAATTTGCTTATTTAGGAGGTGCTGGCGGTCTTGAAATTGGTGACGAATGTATCGTTGGCCAATACTGGAGTTGTCATCCCGAAAACCACAATTATAAAGATTTGAATGTTTCTATAAGACACCAAGGAGTCACAAGAAAAGGCATTAAAATTGGAAAAAATTGCTGGATAGGAAGCAAGGTAACTATACTGGATGGAGTTCATATAGGCGATGGAAGTATCATTGCAGCCGGCAGTGTAGTAAACAAATCATTTCCTGAGAACAGTATAATTGGTGGTGTTCCTGCCAAACTTTTAAAAAATAGAAATCATGAGTAA
- a CDS encoding DUF1972 domain-containing protein produces the protein MKKNKIAIIGTVGLPAKYGGFETLAEHLVTHLSDQFDFTVYCSKTKYKKEEQVKNYKGAKLKYIPLEANGVQSIPYDTISILHAVFTSDVLLILGVAGAWILPFVRLFSNKKIIISIDGIEWKRDKWSMPAKLYLWWAEKIAVLFSQIDISDNESIQDYTALRYQTLSRVIEYGADHTLEVKPTLQDIEKYPFLENEYAVKVCRIEPENNVHLVLEAFRIQQQMQLVIVGNWNNSEYGKQLKETYQNIANITLYDPIYNQREIDLIRGNATLYIHGHSAGGTNPSLVEAMYLRLPILAFKVSYNITTTENKAVYFSTSKELIHQLNTFTVEQEHTLKDEMKAIANRRYTWKVIAKQYELLIQEALVTKYKNSVHTDLTKLNPSFLQEYQLAHLHNNSMFYENR, from the coding sequence ATGAAAAAAAATAAAATAGCCATTATTGGCACAGTTGGATTACCTGCAAAATACGGTGGATTTGAAACCCTGGCAGAACACTTGGTAACCCATTTGTCTGATCAATTTGACTTTACTGTTTATTGTTCGAAAACAAAATACAAAAAGGAAGAGCAAGTCAAAAATTATAAAGGTGCTAAACTAAAGTACATTCCGCTTGAAGCAAATGGTGTACAAAGCATTCCTTACGATACGATTTCAATACTTCATGCTGTATTCACTTCGGATGTGTTGCTTATTTTGGGAGTGGCCGGTGCTTGGATATTGCCTTTTGTTCGTTTATTTTCTAATAAAAAAATTATCATTTCTATAGATGGGATTGAATGGAAAAGAGACAAATGGTCTATGCCTGCAAAATTGTATTTGTGGTGGGCCGAAAAAATCGCTGTTCTATTTTCGCAGATTGATATCTCCGACAACGAATCCATACAAGATTATACTGCGCTTCGTTATCAAACTTTAAGTAGGGTAATTGAATATGGAGCTGATCATACACTGGAAGTAAAACCTACTCTTCAAGATATTGAAAAGTATCCCTTTTTGGAAAATGAATATGCAGTAAAAGTTTGCCGAATCGAACCCGAAAATAACGTCCATTTGGTTCTGGAAGCCTTTAGAATTCAGCAACAAATGCAACTTGTAATCGTTGGCAATTGGAACAATAGCGAATACGGAAAACAATTAAAAGAAACCTATCAGAACATCGCAAATATTACTCTTTATGACCCCATTTACAATCAAAGAGAAATTGATTTAATTCGAGGAAATGCCACTTTATACATTCATGGTCACTCGGCTGGAGGAACAAATCCGTCACTTGTTGAAGCCATGTATTTGAGACTTCCTATTCTTGCTTTTAAAGTTTCCTACAACATTACAACTACCGAAAACAAAGCCGTTTATTTTTCAACCTCCAAAGAATTAATCCATCAGTTGAATACGTTTACTGTGGAGCAGGAGCACACTTTAAAGGATGAAATGAAAGCCATTGCCAATCGAAGATATACTTGGAAAGTGATTGCAAAACAATATGAATTATTGATACAAGAAGCACTAGTTACAAAATACAAAAACAGTGTGCATACCGATTTAACAAAGCTAAACCCTTCCTTTTTACAAGAATATCAATTGGCTCATTTGCACAATAACTCCATGTTTTATGAAAATCGATAA
- a CDS encoding glycosyltransferase family 4 protein — MKTNILYISLGILSFLLTLILIPFFKKIAIKINLVDKPNYRKIHQDAVPLVGGIAIAITSLLILGIQSLLFTNAKQYIIIFASAFLLLIVGVIDDKMDVKAKYKLAIQLLLSFIIASSSIRFTSLFGLFGIYEIAVWAQYALTIIVITGVVNAFNLMDGVDGLVGGLSLLGFTMFLVSSFYFKDANLGFISVVFIGAIIGFLRFNLSSKKIFMGDAGSLFLGFILITLGIQLMEKQSNVSNTGYGYGFLLVVAFFAIPVLDSLRVYMGRIKRGNSPFSADKSHLHHLLLTAGLTHKKVSVAVVALSLIFYFISFGLISFLSITLIIVITLFVFWSIIRFLLMIKNLEEWKNALKKLEQR, encoded by the coding sequence ATGAAAACTAACATCTTATATATCTCTTTAGGAATATTATCCTTTTTGCTTACCCTAATTCTTATTCCCTTTTTTAAAAAAATAGCGATAAAAATCAATCTTGTAGACAAGCCCAACTATAGAAAAATACATCAAGATGCGGTTCCACTAGTTGGAGGAATTGCAATCGCAATAACTTCCCTCCTAATTTTAGGAATCCAATCTCTATTGTTTACAAATGCTAAACAATACATAATCATTTTTGCCTCTGCATTTTTACTCTTAATTGTAGGTGTGATTGACGACAAAATGGATGTAAAAGCCAAATACAAACTGGCGATTCAATTGTTGTTGTCCTTTATAATTGCTTCTTCCTCTATCAGATTTACATCGCTGTTTGGTTTATTTGGCATCTATGAAATTGCAGTTTGGGCACAGTATGCACTAACAATCATAGTAATTACGGGAGTTGTCAATGCTTTTAATTTAATGGATGGTGTTGACGGCCTAGTTGGCGGTTTGTCACTGTTGGGTTTTACCATGTTTTTGGTATCATCCTTTTATTTCAAAGATGCTAATTTAGGATTTATTAGTGTTGTATTTATTGGAGCGATCATTGGTTTTTTAAGATTCAATTTGTCTTCCAAAAAAATATTCATGGGTGATGCCGGCTCTCTCTTTTTGGGCTTTATACTAATTACTTTAGGAATTCAACTCATGGAAAAACAATCGAATGTTTCTAATACTGGTTATGGATATGGTTTTCTGTTAGTAGTAGCATTCTTTGCCATTCCAGTACTGGATTCCTTGAGAGTTTATATGGGCCGAATCAAAAGAGGAAATTCTCCGTTCAGCGCCGATAAGTCTCACTTGCACCATTTATTATTGACTGCAGGCTTGACCCATAAAAAAGTCTCTGTAGCAGTAGTTGCACTAAGTCTAATATTCTATTTCATCAGTTTTGGACTAATTTCCTTTTTATCCATTACACTTATAATTGTTATCACTCTATTTGTTTTTTGGTCTATCATTCGGTTTTTACTAATGATAAAAAACCTTGAGGAATGGAAAAATGCTTTAAAAAAATTAGAACAGAGATAA
- a CDS encoding cyclase family protein, with amino-acid sequence MKTTIQHNNHTIEVDLSKPIDISIPLTNTEENPIAWYIEKPVIEPVVFGDWIGSIKEGASTNFKNIFFNPHGHGTHTECLGHITREFYSINQCLKQFFFLAELVSIVPEMRGEDWVISRNQVKKALGLKTPEAIIIRTLPNFKIKKSQKYSNTNPPYLAEDAALFIRENGIKHLLIDLPSVDKEHDEGKLLAHKAFWNVKDVNNLNASARLDCTITEMIFVAEEVQDGTYLLNLQIASFENDASPSKPILYQI; translated from the coding sequence ATGAAGACTACAATTCAACATAACAATCACACTATAGAAGTCGACCTCTCAAAACCCATTGACATTTCGATTCCGTTGACCAATACAGAGGAGAATCCGATTGCTTGGTACATAGAAAAACCAGTGATAGAACCCGTTGTCTTTGGTGATTGGATAGGTAGCATAAAAGAAGGAGCATCTACAAATTTTAAAAACATTTTTTTCAATCCTCATGGGCATGGAACCCATACGGAATGTCTGGGTCATATTACTAGAGAGTTTTACAGCATCAATCAATGTTTGAAACAGTTTTTCTTTTTGGCCGAACTGGTTTCGATTGTGCCAGAAATGCGAGGCGAAGACTGGGTGATTAGCAGAAATCAAGTTAAAAAAGCATTGGGATTGAAAACTCCTGAAGCAATCATTATTCGAACATTACCCAATTTTAAAATAAAAAAATCACAGAAATATTCCAATACCAACCCGCCTTATTTGGCAGAAGATGCGGCGCTTTTTATTCGCGAAAACGGAATTAAACATTTGCTGATCGATTTACCGAGTGTGGACAAAGAGCACGATGAAGGGAAATTATTGGCACACAAAGCCTTTTGGAATGTAAAAGATGTCAATAATTTAAATGCTAGTGCACGATTGGACTGCACGATTACCGAAATGATTTTTGTTGCTGAAGAAGTGCAAGACGGCACTTATTTGTTGAATTTACAAATCGCTTCTTTCGAGAATGACGCCAGTCCAAGTAAACCGATTTTATACCAAATATGA
- a CDS encoding O-antigen ligase family protein: MPTNTNIHDAFLKKINNYMFIILLLMVACFFTWSENINITRAIKVVGRMGLMLSSIGIYYKIIRYGAVNTTSYKNTFSPLFYLGYLGLGFLSFMWSTNPGFSALQWFMTFQSFVFAYFFIKSIKVLDAFFEGHNIRLYHLLGNTVFMLQLVFVVGMWIDPDTFFRLTNGGEEARLGGVMMNPNELGMLAGVGVACLIFDLYRKKKKAWTIIKILVIFYALFMTGSRSSLIGVLIIIFFHINQTKRQGLKMAIIGCVLMVIPFAVNQIILKGGDKARMEEILTLTGRLPFWQALISEGLPREPLLGFGYMRIDYKEFFQSVHTYPGKMTHNTFMQVLMNLGFVGLCIALLQMFFTLRAFTTENKETRLMLIGILIPIIINSFTEFGIFGESNYGIMFYQMIIFSVSFKNNPHLTSLQKLYLRKRRPDLVF, encoded by the coding sequence ATGCCAACAAACACAAACATTCACGATGCTTTCCTAAAAAAAATAAACAATTATATGTTTATTATTTTACTGTTGATGGTGGCTTGTTTTTTTACCTGGAGTGAAAACATAAACATCACACGTGCCATAAAAGTGGTAGGTAGAATGGGACTTATGCTTTCTTCAATTGGTATCTATTACAAAATTATACGCTACGGAGCGGTAAACACCACGAGCTACAAAAATACTTTTTCACCATTATTTTACTTGGGATATTTGGGATTGGGTTTTTTATCTTTTATGTGGAGCACCAACCCAGGATTTAGTGCCTTACAATGGTTTATGACGTTTCAGAGTTTTGTTTTTGCTTATTTTTTTATAAAAAGTATCAAAGTATTAGACGCCTTTTTCGAAGGACATAACATTCGGTTGTACCATCTTTTGGGCAACACCGTTTTTATGTTACAATTGGTTTTTGTGGTGGGAATGTGGATTGATCCTGACACTTTTTTCCGATTGACAAATGGAGGCGAAGAAGCGCGTTTGGGTGGCGTAATGATGAACCCAAATGAACTCGGAATGCTTGCTGGTGTAGGTGTGGCCTGCTTGATTTTTGATTTATATAGAAAAAAAAAGAAAGCGTGGACCATTATCAAAATTTTGGTGATTTTCTATGCTTTATTCATGACCGGATCACGATCTTCACTAATTGGAGTTTTAATTATTATTTTCTTTCACATTAATCAAACCAAAAGACAAGGTTTAAAAATGGCCATTATAGGTTGTGTTCTAATGGTAATTCCATTTGCTGTCAATCAAATTATTCTTAAAGGAGGTGACAAAGCCAGAATGGAAGAAATATTAACCTTAACCGGAAGATTGCCTTTTTGGCAAGCCCTTATTTCTGAAGGATTACCCAGAGAACCCCTATTGGGTTTTGGCTACATGAGAATTGATTACAAAGAATTTTTTCAAAGTGTGCATACGTATCCAGGCAAAATGACTCACAATACTTTCATGCAGGTACTGATGAATTTGGGGTTTGTGGGTTTGTGTATCGCTTTGCTTCAAATGTTTTTTACACTACGAGCATTTACTACAGAGAACAAAGAAACCCGCTTGATGCTGATTGGTATACTGATTCCCATTATAATCAATTCATTTACAGAATTTGGAATTTTTGGCGAAAGCAACTATGGAATTATGTTTTATCAAATGATTATTTTCTCGGTTTCTTTCAAAAACAATCCGCATTTAACTTCGCTTCAAAAATTATATTTAAGGAAAAGAAGGCCGGATTTAGTTTTTTAA
- a CDS encoding DUF3291 domain-containing protein codes for MAEYQLAEINIARMKGVNIHDPIMKEFVDNLDKVNEIAEKSDGFVWRLKDEENNATNLNPYNDEQIIVNYSIWESIETLEHYMYKTFHSEFLKRRKEWFQTFGQVSTAMWWIKKREIPDLAEAMEKLDYLQKNGASEIVFNFKQKYPKPLY; via the coding sequence ATGGCAGAATATCAACTTGCAGAAATAAATATCGCTAGAATGAAAGGTGTCAACATTCATGATCCTATTATGAAAGAATTTGTTGACAATCTTGATAAAGTCAATGAAATAGCTGAAAAAAGTGATGGATTTGTATGGCGATTAAAAGACGAAGAGAACAATGCAACAAATTTAAATCCTTATAATGATGAACAAATCATTGTCAATTATTCCATTTGGGAAAGTATTGAAACTTTAGAACATTATATGTACAAAACCTTTCATTCGGAGTTTTTAAAGCGTAGGAAAGAATGGTTTCAAACTTTTGGACAAGTTTCTACTGCGATGTGGTGGATTAAAAAAAGAGAAATTCCAGATCTTGCCGAAGCAATGGAGAAATTAGATTATTTGCAAAAAAATGGTGCTTCTGAAATAGTTTTTAACTTTAAACAAAAATATCCTAAACCGCTTTACTAG
- a CDS encoding glycosyltransferase family 4 protein has product MRIIAIHLLNDYSGSPKVLMQLLKGWSKKNIETHLYTCSGREGFLSNVDQVKNHFYWYRFAKNPFVRLLFLMTSQFLLLVKLLFKLQKEDVVYINTVLPFGAAIAGKIRGCKVMYHIHETTMKPKILKLFLFGIVKITASEVVYVSNFLANQEPLNVKKNVIYNVLESSFIKQSRLNFNLEKKSKIVLMICSLKAYKGVNEFLQLAQINSTFTFKLVVNATQNEINDYFKKESIPSNLIIYPTQKDTHPFYKEASIVLNLSDTSLWVETFGLTILEAMAYGLPTIVPPVGGVIELVEEGKNGYLIDSKNIALISKKLNDLFVNSTLYSQMSENALAYSKFFCEDYFENESTRILSN; this is encoded by the coding sequence ATGAGAATCATAGCCATCCATTTATTAAACGATTATAGCGGAAGCCCAAAAGTATTAATGCAATTACTAAAAGGCTGGTCCAAAAAAAATATAGAAACACATCTCTACACTTGCAGCGGGAGAGAAGGATTTTTATCCAATGTTGATCAGGTAAAAAACCATTTCTATTGGTATCGCTTTGCGAAAAATCCCTTTGTCCGACTTTTGTTTTTAATGACAAGTCAGTTTTTATTGCTAGTTAAATTACTATTCAAATTGCAAAAAGAAGATGTGGTGTATATCAATACAGTTCTTCCTTTTGGTGCAGCAATTGCAGGTAAAATAAGAGGATGCAAAGTAATGTACCACATACATGAAACTACAATGAAACCAAAAATTTTGAAACTTTTCCTTTTTGGAATTGTAAAAATAACAGCTTCGGAAGTAGTTTATGTTTCCAATTTTCTGGCCAATCAGGAACCTTTGAATGTGAAAAAAAATGTAATTTATAATGTTCTGGAAAGTAGTTTTATCAAACAATCCCGTCTGAATTTTAATCTAGAAAAAAAATCCAAAATAGTCCTGATGATCTGTTCATTAAAAGCCTACAAAGGAGTGAATGAATTTTTACAATTGGCGCAAATCAATTCAACATTTACTTTTAAATTGGTTGTAAATGCTACTCAAAACGAAATTAATGACTATTTCAAAAAAGAAAGCATCCCGAGCAATTTAATTATTTATCCGACTCAAAAAGACACGCATCCTTTCTACAAAGAAGCCAGTATAGTTCTCAATTTGTCTGATACCAGCTTGTGGGTAGAAACTTTTGGCTTGACCATTCTTGAAGCAATGGCGTACGGATTGCCAACAATAGTTCCGCCAGTTGGAGGTGTGATCGAACTCGTTGAAGAAGGCAAAAATGGCTATTTGATAGACAGTAAGAACATTGCCCTGATTTCAAAAAAACTAAACGATCTCTTCGTAAATTCCACTTTATATTCCCAAATGAGTGAAAATGCTTTGGCATACAGCAAATTCTTTTGTGAAGATTATTTTGAAAATGAATCGACCCGAATTCTTTCCAATTAA